CGAAGGAGGCGGGCGGCGAAGACAGGATGGCATGGTGGGGCGGGgcggacggcgacgacgacgacaaggAGGGGTGGACGGCGACGGCAAATGTGGACCCACCGCACGGCGAAGGCGACGAGGCGGGTGGGTGGGGCGGAGATGGGCGGCGAGCGGACGTGACGTCACGGTGGGGTGGAATGAGATATGGAATTAATTAGTTGGGGGCTGTAAATATCGCCCATGGGTCTCTGCCGACTTTGTCACTCCGTAAAGGGTGCCTCCATGCACGCGAACATGCATTTTCACCGAAATGTTTTTGCCGCacaactattcccgagctcttgcGGAAAAGATCTGGAAAAGCGCCCAGATCTAGGTCAACTCATCTTTACCGAGATCTCGAAAGTAGGATCTGGGCAGACAAAGATTTACCCAATAATTGTTTACttccattttaatttttttttctctaACATTATTTGTACGGGTTAAAACAAGTACATATCAAATTCAATGTGTCTGACCCTCCTCCTTGTGCGGTTAAGACAACGTGCCCATCCGCGTTGGGCCCACCCTCTCGGTTGGTGTGCACAGGGCCTGGACCTGGACATACGACCGCGAGCGGGGACACCCAACCCTTTCCATCCATGATTTTCATGTGTCTGCTGCCCCGCTCTTGAATTTCCCACATAAACCCCTAGAAATGGAAGAAATGCACGGAATATGGCTGGGGCTCCCAGAAAATGCCGAGGACCTCACGCTTGCCTTCAAACGGAATCTCACGAGCGCAGAAAAAGTTTCAAGGCCAACAAAGGAATGGGTCATGCACCCCCTTCACAAACCGGACGCATCCCCGCTCGAAAGCTAGATCCATCACAGGACAAGGTCCCGTTTGCACTAAGCCTTCGTGAAGGCCTACCCGAAACGGCCTCGGAATTTCGGTTTTTTACCATGGCCTCCAGCGGCATGGGAAGACGTCGCACTAGGTACTGTGAATTTCTGGAAATGCGGGAAATGCAAGGAATATGCCCCGCTCTTGAATTTCCCTCATAAACCCCTGTAAATGCGGGAAATGCAAGGAATATGTCCGGCGGCCACCGAAAAATTCCAAGACTTGGCACATGCCTTCGAACGTAACCTCACGAGCACAAAAAAGGTTTCAAGGCCAACAGAGGAATGGGACCCACACCCCCTTCACAAACCGGACGCATCTTTCCTCAAAATCTAGATCCTTCGTAGGACAAGGCCCCGTTTGCACTAAGCTTCTGTCAAGCTTATCCGAAACGGTCTTGGATGCTGACCACGACCTCCAGGGGCCatgggaagacgccgcgccaggTCCCATGAATATCCAGGGATTTAAACGGCAGCAAACGGGCACGGGCAACACCCGCCCTGCCGGTGCCCCCGCGCCGGGCCCACCCTCTTGGTTGTGTGTGTAGGGCCTGGGCATGGACAGAAGACCGCGGGCGGGGACTCCCAACCCTTTCCGTCCATGATTTCATGTGGCCGTTGCCCCGCTCTTGAATTTCGCGCATAAACCCTTGTAAATGTGGGAAATGCACGAAATATGGCTGGCGACCCCCGAAAAAGCCAAGGACCTGGCACGTGCCTTCGAACGAAACCTCATGAGCCCAGAAAAAGTTTCGAGGCCAATGGAGGACCGGGCCCCGCACCCCTTCACAAACCGGACGCATCCCCGCTCGAAAGCTAGATCCTTGGCAGGACAAGGTACCGTTTGCACTAAGCCTCCGTGAAGGCTTATCCAAAATGGCCTCGGATTTTTACCACGGACGCCAGGGGCCGTGGGAAGATGGCGTGCCAAGTCCCATCAATTTCCGGGCTCCCGTGAATTTACGGGGATTTCAAAGGCAGCAAGACGGGCGCTAGCGGCTTCCCTGTGGCCCATGAGGAAATTAGCACAACTTATAGATTTGTTCGCATGATCAAATCCTTGGGCCCATCCTTGTTGAGGACAATGCTTCCGTGTGTGTCCGTCTTGTAAGCTGCAGTACTAGTGACACCCCCTGCTCCAAGCCGAAGTCCAGCAAAACCTTCTTCAGCCGGGATGGGAGTGCTGGTAGCTACCTTCTTAGGTAATCTCTGGGATGCCATCGTGGATGATAAGCAAAGAAGAGCACTCATGTCAGACCATCACACATGGACGCAAACAAATATGGATATAACTTACAAGAACATACAAATACGTGTTTGGTGATAAGATTTGTGTTTGTTAGGGGAGTCACACACGGCACCCCGGTGTAGATATTGTTTGGCGGTAGTATGTCATGGAGGCGGCCAGTCTCATCATCATCGAGCCTGATTCTTCTTTGAAGACATAAGAATGAAATGGGTCATCCTCGTCCGAATCAGCGACATAGACAACCTGCATCGTGGGAACTGTTCCTGTCAGCAAGAGGTGTCCGACGACAAGGTTGTAGGGGTGGTGGCCGGCGGTGAGCTTGGGGAGCCGTGTAGCGAGGAGGGTGCCAGCAGCCTCGGCCGACGCCAGATCCGACCGGTTTGCTCGGGCCGTGACGGCTAGGCGGCAGGTGGGTAGGCCCGGCGGCGGGCGACGGAATCAAGCGGGGACGAGTGGCGTCTGCCCTGATTGATATTTCCGTGTGAACGGTGGCTAGGGTTGGGTGGTTTAAATACCGCATAGTTTGCCGAGTACCTTCCATCGGGGTCTCGGCAAAAGATGCCCACCGTCACGGAGCACAAACGGCAGTGCCATGTGGCTCCTATTTGCCGGGTGCCTTTGACTATGTTCTCGGCAAACTATGGGTAAGCCGAGTTCCTTTAAGTTTGCCGAGTACCTTCTGTCAGGAACTCGGTAGTGCTTCCCATGTGCCATGTCCTGCTATTTGATGAGAGTCGTACCCGGCTTACAAAGCTTTTACCGTGATCCTGTCTTTCAGTACTCGGTAATCAGGAAAGAACTCGGTAACGAGGATTTGTCCAGTAGTGATTCCTAAAAAGAGACATTGTTAGGATTCCACAGCCTCTTCTATACGGAGCTATACACTCTTTTTTAACGGGTAGACAACAATATTCTCTATCGGTCTCTTGCCTTTATTCTTTATAGAAGAGGTTGTGCATACAATACATTAACCGTATTTCTTGGACACAACATTATGCACTGTTGTCATGTGAGCCGTACGTGTCTACCCGTTCCCAGATGCTTTACCAAGAGAGAAACGTCAGAGATTCTTGCGGGTACGGGGCGTAGAGCGTGACATACAAGAGCCCGACGGCGGCAATGGCCATGAGCAGCAGGACGAATAGGATGACGGGTGTCTTCCCCCGTTTCCCCATGATGCCGAGTGCAAACGGGTAGAGGAGCATGAGGGTCCCCACGTTGAACACCATCCCGAGCAGCACGTGCCGCGCCTGGTCCGTAGAAAATCCCCATGCCGCCGCCTTGCCGATGGCCGCCCCGACGGCCGCGACGTTCACAACGAGCACCGCGGTGGTCGGGATCAGCAGCGGCACCCATCGCACCGTGTACAGGTTGGCGAACTTGTCGCGGGAGCAGGCCTCCGTCTGCTTGGATGTGAGCCTGAAGTGCATCCCCTTACCCGTCACGAGCTTCAACGCCATGTACAGCACGGCTGTCGGGTACACGCCGGTCGCTGCGATCAAGTAGAACTGCTCGTTGCGGCACCAGTCGAGCAGCGTGATCCCCGCCCATTTAACCTCGAACATGCCGATCACGTGCATCATCGCTATGACGGCGACGAGGTACGCGATGTACGTGCCAAACGGCCTCTGGATGTACAACTGCTCGGAGAAGAGCCACATGACCGGGAAGAAGTTGTAGGCCAGGATGAACACCGTGACGATCGGGTACGTCGACATGTTGAAGTAGGCAATGCGTTGTAGAGGGTGGAGCCGGCGGCCAGCTATGAGGGCATTGTTGTGGGAGAAGAACACCTCAAGGGAGCCGCCGGACCACCGGAGCACCTGGTAGAGGCGCTCGGTGAGGTTGATCGGAGCCGTCCCACGGAACGCGGCCGGCTCCATGGAGCAATACATGGAACGCCACCCTTGGCGGTGAATGCGGAATCCAGTCACCACGTCCTCCGTCGCAATGTTGTACACCCACCCGATGTCTCTCCCCCATGAACTCCCGTCCTCGTAAGCGCATGTGATCAGGGTGGCCAAGTCATTGATGAGCCCCTCGTCGACCAACACTGGGGTGATAGATCGCTCTTGGATCGCGCCATCCGGCATCGAGTTCGTGAACGATGTCGAGTTACCGAACTCATGTGCATTATCTACAAGCTTAATGTTCTCCACCCGATAACGTGGCGGCTCCATGCCGTAGAGTGTGACACGGCGGAACATCGTGCCAGTGCCAAGGTAGGAAGGCCCTTGGAGACCGTTGAGCGCGAGCATGGTGCCGTCGAAGAAGACACGGTTGTGGTTGGCGTAGCGATCTGTCGGGTCGACGTCGTCAAAGCGTTGTGGGAATTGGACGAAGGCCGTGTTCTGACCGTCACGAGGGTCGAGCATGAAGCACATAGGGGCACGAAGAGCTTTCGAATTGTTGATGTAGTGGTCGCAGTCAAAGTTAATTATGAAGGGCGCGTTGGAGAGCAACGCCGAGATACGGAGCATGGCGTTCATGGCGCCTGCCTTCTTTTGGTTGTCATAACCAAGCCGCTTCTCCCGGGATATGTAGACAAGCATCGGGAGTCTCATATCAACGTTGTTGAAGTCAAAGGGATTGTCGGTGCTCGCCGATGATCCAAGCTGCGGTTTACAACCTGGATGTTCTAGTATGACCTGTCAAAACAGCATAGGAGTTCCAACAACTTTGTTAATCCAACAAATTTGAGCAAATTGCTAACTCACggttaaggatggcaatgggtagtgTATGTGGTGGATAGAGCAATACCATACCAATAACTGTGTAGTCAATAGATACACAATTCTACCTATACCTGTATCTATGGATATGAAACTTCACTCGTGCCCATACCCATTGCGTACCCAACGGATAGATCAAATAGTACAAAAGTTATTCATAACTCTACATTCATCTATAACTCATttgacaaaaaaatatttatctcaaATCAATAACAGATAGATGAGTACATGAAAATTATCACAATTAAAATTGACAATTGTTGACAACTTTAACAGCGGTTCACAAGCTTGCGACACACTTCACGGGTAAGGTCCACATTTCAATATAAACGTGTAGGGTATAGGTATATTCACAAATACAAGGCTATACCCGTGCCCTATCCATGAATTAACGGGTAGGGTATGGTtactacccatgggtataaaacTATGCCCATACCGTACTCATGTGGGTGTGGTAtccgcgggtacccatacccatgggtaaaattgccatccttactcACAGTCAACTGATTATCTATATTTTATATGCTAAAGGCACAGTACGACCGAAAATAAAAGATGTGCTAACTATACGGATGAGGCGATTCGGTGCCTAGGCTCAGCTGCACCCGCGGTGAACAGAAAATTCCAAAACAATAatagaaattaaaaaaaaactattttttgcATGGAAGTAATTTGGGGTGTGAGGTGCGCTCCAAATTTCATGTGTTGTTCTGtttcaatttgtcttttttgctgggAGCTACTCATATGTATAAATGATTTGAAATTTGGAGTGCATCTCACGCACCAAATTATCTTCCATGCAAAAAACAATcagaattatttgaatttttttactagTTTTTTGTGAATTTACTCTTCACCGGGAACAGATGAGTCTAGGCTCATAAATGGATATTCATAACTATACATATTATACACAAGAGGCGCAACACATAGAAAAGAAGATTGAGAGAGATATGTTAGAAATTTTCATAAAAAATGCAAAATATCCGGTTGCCAATTTGGTGGTTAACTAGATGGTGCCCCACGCGTTGCTGTGGGGACCTTGTTAAAATAATGTATAGATAAGTGGTAGAAGACTAAAATTgatgcaaaaacaaaaacaaatataaGAGTGTCTTGCATGCTTATAATTACCTAAAAGGAATAGAGGATAGGTCGCAACCATTATGTCTACATAATCGTACCAAAACATATTATAACCAGTAAGTCTtcgaactatactatatacatCACAATCGATACATTATCACAGTTGCACCTACAGATATAACACACGAAAATTACTTTTATGTGCATATTACCCCCTATTATCACAATCTTCGAACATGAGCATCCATGAAGGAATACATAAATGAGTGTTGATTACTGGAATCGAAGGCTTGCGAGTGTGATTGTTATTGATTTGGTAGCAATTTCGTCTTTTTAGGAGATGGGTAGAGTTACATATGCAAGCAAGAACCTGAACACAAAACAAATTTTCTTGGCGAGAAATATAGGAGTGGATCGGATTACTTTGTATAGCCATGCACAAAATTACAAAGAAGCATACAGTTGCAGAGCTAAACTAGCAAACATACGACAATTCATACAGCGAGCATGTGGATTGTGGTTTAGTTTGGTTGATGTCCTCACATATCACCGCCTGACTGCATAAACAtgtaatttttttaaagaaaagtatCAATCCCGTTAGATTTTCCGTAAAAGTATTTCCAATTTTTTGTTATTACTTAACAGCACAATATGTAAAATATATGTCAAAGTTACACCTTAGAAAACGTAACCATGTCTTAAACACCATGCCTTCTGCAATGGAGGTAAATTTCTTATTTCCCTTTTTTCCTTTCCAGTTTGTTTTTTAAGCCACGAAATCGCTATCCAACGACTAGTCACGTCAGATTGAGCTTTTAGACTGCGATCTAGCTAGATTTAGATGAGTTGAGTAATCGAAAGGTGCAACTTAATTACAACTTATACCTGAATGAACAAAtagatttttttatttatttacctgAACAATCCCAGCATGTTGTGCTCTTCGATGGTTCTCAGCTTGCTCAATCCATGTACCCGGCCATGGTGCCCCATCGGCCATCCGAGTGGCATGTACACCATCTCCATTGTTGTATGCATCGGACCGTTGGCGGATGGTTGTAGAAAGGGAATCTATTCTCACCATGAACTCGTCGTATTCTCTGCGCACACGCCTACGATCCCTCGTGAAGTCTCCCGGCATACTCCCGGCATACGGCTGTGCTTTCATCCCAAAGTAGTTCTCTGGGGACCTTGGCTCGACGCAATGCTTCCGGCAGAACGGGGCCCACAACGCAGCGAAACTGGCCACTTGGGTCATCGCCTCGTAGTGCACCAGCGTGCCACCGTCATCTGAGAGGTAGCAGGCGTACTTGTCGATGGGGTAGTCGGCGGCGAGGATAGAGAGGACGGTGTTAACGGTGTAAAGGACGGGTTCGTCCACAGGGTCGGCAGTGGTGACGAAGACGTCGATCCCCGGGAGGATGGCCTCGCCGTGCTGGTCCGCGAGGGTGGCGAGGTCGGGGACACGCTTGATGGGGTTGAGCTTGGTGAGCTGGTTGAGGAGCCATGAGAAGCCGAACCAGGCGTCCGCTACCATTGACGTGGCCCACAGCCACGTGCCATCGTGGTTCCTGTGCTCCAGGCGCCATGCGAAGAAGGCGGCAACGGCGACCAAGCGCACGAGAATCAAGAACCTGTTGCTTCAAAAAGACAATCAGAAAAGTCTCCAAGGAGGCTTTCGCGGTGCTTTACAACAAGTTCAAGTGCAACGACCTGTAAGGATGCAGGATGCTTCCCTTAACCTTCATGGTACGGAACAGCAGCGGCTGGTTGCCGTTGCCGGCACTGGTTCCATCGTCCGCGGACACCCACACGTCGTCCTTGGCGTCGAGAATCCGCTTGGCCGCGGGCGCGTTTGCGGTGTCAGCGTTGCCATCCGGCACCTCGACTCGGAGGGCGTTGACTCTGCGAGTGACCGCCGCGGCCATGGTGTGGTCGATATGTAATTGTAATGCACGTGCACCTAGACTAGACAGCTGATGGTCGATGCTGAATGCTGATGCTGGTCGCCCTTGTTGGTGTCGACGAGACGCTTGTCCGGTGGGGGCTTATATAGCCAGCGCGTGGGCAGGTACCCACGCACCACACCCGAAGAAGCATGCGCACGCATAGAGATATGGTACTTGGTCTCATACACACGCGCCGATATCCTTCACGCGTGGTGCAtgcattttgcatacatgttttcGTCATCGCTTTTGCGTTTAGTACTTGTATTTATTAGTTCGGAAGTACTTCACGAACGACTTTTGGTGAACGACACTTGCACGATCGTAAATCCAACCGCATCTTGCTGTTTAGACATGTCCATCTATGGTTGGATATAGCCTCTCGTCCAAGTTTCGGCTGTCCACCGTCGTCCGTGTAGCATCGCTCTTATTAGTTTTGTCTAGCTGTTGTCCTTTTGCTCTATTTATTAGGACACAAAAATTATGATCTTCTGTTGGAGCATTTACAAGAAAAAACTTAAAAAAATGCGCACAAAGAAAAAACCTACTTTACTTGAGTTATTTATGAAGATCTTTTTTTTGAACAATCAGGTGCCATTAACGCAAATTTAGAGAGATGCATTACCGTGCCAGTAACCCCCTAAATCTAGCAGTCCGGAGACTAAAATCATGAAGAAATATTTTGAACAGTTAACTTTCTGATGCTTTGATGATGGCTATTACTCTAGTGATGAATCTTATGAAGCTCATTATGCGGTCTCGACCGCGAGGACACTTTTCATGTGTTTTGTAGGTGCCCACGGGCTATGCATTTGTGGCGAACTATGGCGGAGGTGTGGAGTATACCGGACATCGAGTCAGTCTGTAACACCGGTCCGGAGTGGCTCCTGAACCTTATTGCAGAATGCAATGAAGGGGACCGGCTGCGCCTGATTATGCTGTTGTGGAGATGTTGGCATGTGCGTAATGAGATCACTCATGACAAACCGGCGCCGCCTGTGGAGGTATCTCGCCGCTTTTTGCAAAGTTACGTGACCTCACTGCTCGGGATCCAGCAGTATCCGCAGGGTGACTGGGATAAAGGGAAGATGACCATCCAGCAGGAAGGTGCAGAACAGCCTATATCGCATGTGAGAGAGGTGACACGAACAGTCCGCAAATGGAGTCCCCCGCCTGCCAACTGGACGAAGCTGAACGTGGACGGTTCCTTCTCCCATGAGGACGGAAGGGACGGGACGGTAATGGTGCTCCGCCACCAGGAAGGGGGCATCATCTTCTCTGCGTGTCGCTCACTATGGTCATGCCCGGACCCTCTACATGCTGAGCTGGCTGGGTGCATGGAGGGCATAGCATTAGCCCTCCAATGGACCGAGTTGCCATTCATCGTCGAAAGCGATAGTCTGCAGGCAGTGCAGCTGATCAGTGCCTCAAGCCAAGACCGCTCGCAGTACGCCATGGTGGTTTCGGAGGTGAAGCGTCTTATGAGTGAAAGGGAGTGTCGTTTTGTTCATGTTTCTCGAGAGCAGAATAATGTAAGCCATGCGTTGGCTAACTTTGGGAGAACGGAAGACCGTACGGTGGTCTGGCTCCGCTCCAGCCCGGACAATATCCCTAGCTTGTGTAGGGAGGACCTTCTTGGCTCTTGAGTAATACAAATCCCTTtcacccccgcaaaaaaaaagaatctTATGAAGCTCccatccttaatgataattatcaAGAGGACGTTGACCTTGATAATCACTGTCTAGATATTATTTGAAGTGccccttcatttttatatacaagggcactatcaaaattacaatttgcagttCTACAAGGCCACTAAaattaatcgaggcaaaattgtcTCGTACTACATGCGAGAGTGAGCACGTTGGCTTGCATGCACATCATTAGTCAACCAAAGAGGAGTGAGAGCATTAGTTTCATGTGCGTGGGAGataaaaaatacacattaattaacACGGCAAACAAGGGGACAAACTGGCTTAACCAgacattaaattttaccttggtacctgtaatatgggtttgtggtcttgtatacaaaaaatggagggagtaggtGATGATGAATTAGAAGAGAAGCGTTGTATGTCTCCAACAATTCCATGCTATGCATCTTGCTATACCAATATGCAGGGACAAGTGTTATGATGACTCTAGTTCGGATGAACTTGATGCTAGTGAACTTGAAGTGCAGGAGTATTCCTCTCAAATTGAGGATGACACTTATCATAAGTCGCTAGGCATCTTATTTGAGGTGTATTATGCTAGCAATGGTGACGAACTAGAGGAGGGGGACGCTTTGATTTATCTCCTTTAATGTTCTGTTTTACTTCCTTGAACGATTTCCTTACGCATGGGACATTATTAAAGATTGGTGAATTGCCCACTCTGAAAGACCAATATTATGAATTGTTTGCCTACATGGTAGCCAAAGGTAATCCATGTTCATATATTGTTCTCTAACCCTCTCGATACAGATATATAAGCAGACATGCTCACCATGCTCGGTGCATCAATTCTCGCTTGAGAGTGGGGACTTATTTACTTGCAAGATACCGATGCACCGTAAGCGGGTATGACTCCACTAAACTTTGCGCCGAGGTGCGCCAAACTGCAGTCAGAGATACAAATAATTGCACAATGGGTCGATATCCCTTGGGATCGAGGCAGATGAATGGAGCATGGAATCCTGACCATATGACTATAAAGAAAGCGCTTCCTGAGAGGCAACTCAAAAGTTAGTAGGTGACATTCTTAGTTTTgtgttttttttgaaagatccagcaacACTGGCGTTCATTGATAATAGGAGAGAGCAATGGAAGACAATAAGGTGATGAAGGTCCTAGGACCAAGCGATCCgaagatcaaagaaaaagaaaagagaaaaaaaaacagccCTAACAACTGCAACACAACACTCCATACAAATCACACTAGACAGCGCAGCTCCGACTTCGACGGTGAACTACGAAGACAAAGCAAGGTTGGCGTCACGAAGGATCACCGAACGAACCATCTGTCACGCATCATCGTATACCACCGGCCCCCCACCGCGGCTTCAACTTCACAGCAACGAACAGTAGAGGCACTCCTACGGACACGCCGGAGAAGAGAGCCGACCACCAAGACCAAAGACCATGCCTCCGACATTGCTCACCGCCATCATTGTTGCCACAGAAGCCACCGTGCACGCCCAATCGCAGGAAGCACCAAAGGGATCAAAGTCTTCAAGACGGCGCCCTAAAAAGGGGAACGACGTTGGAGACGACGCCACCGCCCGACCCTGCAGCAGGATCTGGGTTTTCACCCTAAGAACTTGATCCGGGAGTAGAGGCTATGAAGATTCCcagcgacgcctccaaggaggaaagCGACGCCcacagacgccgtcgccgccggccggccATCACCAGCCAGGCTTTCGCTCGGTGCAGCCACTCCCACGCAGCAGGGCAAGGTCGACCCGTACCTCCATTGGAGGTGCACCCCCACACAGCGAGCACGCCACCACTGTGCAGGGCCACCAGCTATCCTCCTCGACGACGGAACCGCAGAACCAGATCGGATCCTGCACCCCGCATCCAACCGCGGCCGGAGCTTCCCTGCTCCAACCAGCGGCATCCGGGCACCACCAACGGCCGGTAGTGCAAGGATTGCCATTGGATTTGGTTTGGGACTAATCTTGGAACGATAAAACTTATTAGTCGCTAAAAGATAGATATGTGGTACGAAGAGTCGGTAAAACTTCTCGACATATATGCTCCATTTGGATGTTAAATAATAGTGCATGTCCTTAGACATTTTTTTTTGGAGGAAACTGTATTTTCAGGCATCATAGGGCAGAAGACGACGAGGGGTAACCAACCACTGTTAGGACCCGACGAAAAATCCGTCGACAGAGTGATACGTGGCCAAGACAGTAAAACATATCCTACTTTAGCTCCACTCTCACAAATGCATATGATTACTCTCGAATATTTAAGATGGTAGTGAGGGTCACATCTTAGTTTAGCTCCACTCCCACCCATATATGACTTTGAGTACATCTTACTTTAGCTCCACTCTCACAGAACCTACCTGCCAGCAACAGCGTCGGGGAGCAGGAGCGCATTATTTATTATTTTACTCTGCATATTGTGTACACAACTGTTATGCTCCATGGCAGTGGTCATTTCAATTTTGAAGGAGGCTGACACACTGACCGGATGAGCAAAGGAGAAATAGGTGCGAGACGGCTGTTCCGTGTTGTCCACCATCCACTTCTGAAGTGTATCCAGAGTTTTGTTCTCCGTTTGCACGATGACTTCTGAACATTACCGACGTTGTGCTTGCAGGTGGGAACATTACCGACCGTGTCGACGGATTTGTGCGAGTGGAGCTAAAGTAAGATATGTGTGAGAGTGGAGCTAAAGTAAAGATATGCACACGATTATTATGATGATCCGCTTACAATGGCAGTTAATTAGAGCGCACTCGGTATTGTGCAGACGAGCGGAAGGTCGGCAGTGCAACGCATGCATCCCTTCCACGCAGAGACTGCACAATAGCCCTGCGCAACAC
This region of Triticum aestivum cultivar Chinese Spring chromosome 2D, IWGSC CS RefSeq v2.1, whole genome shotgun sequence genomic DNA includes:
- the LOC123050846 gene encoding mixed-linked glucan synthase 2-like — protein: MAAAVTRRVNALRVEVPDGNADTANAPAAKRILDAKDDVWVSADDGTSAGNGNQPLLFRTMKVKGSILHPYRFLILVRLVAVAAFFAWRLEHRNHDGTWLWATSMVADAWFGFSWLLNQLTKLNPIKRVPDLATLADQHGEAILPGIDVFVTTADPVDEPVLYTVNTVLSILAADYPIDKYACYLSDDGGTLVHYEAMTQVASFAALWAPFCRKHCVEPRSPENYFGMKAQPYAGSMPGDFTRDRRRVRREYDEFMVRIDSLSTTIRQRSDAYNNGDGVHATRMADGAPWPGTWIEQAENHRRAQHAGIVQVILEHPGCKPQLGSSASTDNPFDFNNVDMRLPMLVYISREKRLGYDNQKKAGAMNAMLRISALLSNAPFIINFDCDHYINNSKALRAPMCFMLDPRDGQNTAFVQFPQRFDDVDPTDRYANHNRVFFDGTMLALNGLQGPSYLGTGTMFRRVTLYGMEPPRYRVENIKLVDNAHEFGNSTSFTNSMPDGAIQERSITPVLVDEGLINDLATLITCAYEDGSSWGRDIGWVYNIATEDVVTGFRIHRQGWRSMYCSMEPAAFRGTAPINLTERLYQVLRWSGGSLEVFFSHNNALIAGRRLHPLQRIAYFNMSTYPIVTVFILAYNFFPVMWLFSEQLYIQRPFGTYIAYLVAVIAMMHVIGMFEVKWAGITLLDWCRNEQFYLIAATGVYPTAVLYMALKLVTGKGMHFRLTSKQTEACSRDKFANLYTVRWVPLLIPTTAVLVVNVAAVGAAIGKAAAWGFSTDQARHVLLGMVFNVGTLMLLYPFALGIMGKRGKTPVILFVLLLMAIAAVGLLYVTLYAPYPQESLTFLSW